A single genomic interval of Sinorhizobium garamanticum harbors:
- the chvE gene encoding multiple monosaccharide ABC transporter substrate-binding protein — MKLITSLLAAAAFTVASFAAPVFAQDKGTVGISMPTKTSTRWISDGETMEKLFKEAGYTPDLQFADDDIPNQLAQIENMVTKGAKVLVIGAIDGTTLSDILQKAADAGVKVIAYDRLIRDSGNVDYYATFDNFQVGVLQATSLVEGLKLDSATEPKNIELFGGSPDDNNAFFFYDGAMSVLQPLIDSGKIVVKSGQVGMDQVGTLRWDGAVAQARMENLLSSTYTDAKVDGVLSPYDGLSIGIISALKGVGYGSGDMPMPIVTGQDAELPSVKSILADEQHSTVFKDTRELAKVTVNMVNAIMDGKEPEVNDTKTYENGVKVVPSYLLKPVSVDKSNAKEVLVGSGYYTEDQINN; from the coding sequence ATGAAATTGATTACTTCGCTTCTCGCAGCCGCGGCGTTCACCGTCGCGTCGTTTGCTGCACCGGTCTTCGCACAGGACAAGGGCACGGTTGGCATCTCCATGCCGACCAAGACGTCGACGCGCTGGATCTCCGATGGCGAAACCATGGAGAAGCTTTTCAAGGAAGCCGGCTACACGCCGGACCTGCAGTTCGCTGACGACGACATTCCGAACCAGCTCGCCCAGATCGAGAACATGGTGACCAAGGGCGCCAAGGTCCTCGTGATCGGCGCCATCGACGGCACGACACTCTCCGACATCCTGCAGAAAGCAGCCGACGCCGGCGTCAAGGTCATCGCTTACGACCGTCTGATCCGCGACTCGGGCAATGTCGATTATTACGCGACCTTCGACAACTTCCAGGTCGGCGTGCTGCAGGCGACATCGCTCGTTGAAGGCCTGAAGCTCGACAGCGCCACCGAGCCGAAGAACATCGAACTTTTTGGCGGCTCGCCGGACGACAACAACGCCTTCTTCTTCTATGACGGCGCCATGTCGGTTCTTCAGCCGTTGATCGACAGCGGCAAGATTGTCGTGAAGTCCGGGCAGGTGGGCATGGATCAGGTCGGCACGCTGCGTTGGGATGGTGCCGTTGCTCAGGCTCGCATGGAAAACCTGCTGTCGTCCACCTACACCGATGCCAAGGTCGATGGCGTTCTCTCGCCCTATGACGGCCTCTCGATCGGCATCATTTCGGCTCTGAAGGGTGTCGGCTACGGCTCCGGCGACATGCCGATGCCGATCGTCACCGGTCAGGATGCGGAGTTGCCGTCGGTCAAGTCGATCCTTGCCGACGAACAGCATTCGACCGTCTTCAAGGACACCCGCGAACTCGCCAAGGTCACGGTCAACATGGTCAACGCGATCATGGATGGCAAAGAGCCGGAAGTGAACGACACCAAGACCTATGAAAACGGCGTCAAGGTTGTTCCGTCCTACCTCTTGAAGCCGGTTTCGGTTGACAAGTCCAACGCCAAGGAAGTCCTTGTCGGCTCCGGCTATTACACGGAAGACCAGATCAACAACTGA
- the mmsA gene encoding multiple monosaccharide ABC transporter ATP-binding protein, whose protein sequence is MDNIILEMRGITKTFPGVKALDNVSFKVREGEIHALVGENGAGKSTLMKVLSGVYPAGTYEGEIHYDGEERRFSTISDSEHLGIIIIHQELALVPLLSIAENIFLGNEIASKGVIHWPQTFARTQELLKKVGLSESPATLITDIGVGKQQLVEIAKALSKKVRLLILDEPTASLNETDSDALLKLLMEFRKQGMTSIIISHKLNEIKKVADQITILRDGGTVETLDCHKEDISEDRIIKGMVGRAMEDRYPAREPKIGDTLLEVKNWNVYHQHHRDRQFLHDVSFNVRAGEVVGIAGLMGAGRTETVMSIFGKSWGHKITGEVTMRGNPVDVSTIPRAIKAGLAYVTEDRKQLGLVLINNIKDNTTLANLSAVASNGVIDERKERKVAADYRSKLRIRSHSIYQETVNLSGGNQQKVVLSKWLFTNPEVLILDEPTRGIDIGAKYEIYTIINQLAAEGKGILMISSEMPELLGTCDRIYVMNEGRIVAELSKEEASQESIMRAIMRSGEKH, encoded by the coding sequence ATGGACAATATCATTCTCGAAATGCGGGGCATCACCAAGACGTTTCCCGGCGTCAAGGCGCTGGACAATGTCAGTTTCAAGGTCCGCGAAGGTGAAATTCACGCTCTTGTGGGTGAAAATGGCGCCGGCAAGTCGACCTTGATGAAGGTGCTGAGCGGCGTCTATCCCGCCGGAACCTACGAAGGTGAGATCCATTATGACGGCGAGGAGCGCCGCTTCAGCACGATCTCTGACAGTGAGCATCTCGGCATCATCATCATCCATCAGGAACTGGCGCTCGTCCCGCTGCTCTCGATCGCCGAGAACATCTTTCTTGGCAACGAGATCGCCAGCAAAGGCGTGATCCACTGGCCGCAGACCTTTGCCCGCACGCAGGAGCTGCTGAAAAAGGTGGGCCTGAGCGAGTCGCCGGCGACGCTCATCACCGACATCGGCGTCGGCAAGCAGCAACTGGTGGAGATCGCCAAGGCCCTTTCCAAGAAGGTCCGGCTGCTGATCCTCGACGAACCGACCGCCTCGCTCAACGAGACCGATTCCGACGCGCTTCTGAAGCTGCTCATGGAATTTCGCAAGCAGGGCATGACGTCGATTATCATCTCGCACAAGCTGAACGAGATTAAGAAGGTTGCGGACCAGATCACCATTCTGCGTGACGGCGGCACGGTGGAAACGCTCGACTGTCACAAGGAAGACATCAGCGAGGACCGGATCATCAAGGGCATGGTCGGTCGCGCCATGGAGGATCGCTATCCGGCGCGCGAACCGAAGATTGGCGACACGCTGCTCGAGGTCAAGAACTGGAACGTCTACCACCAGCACCACCGCGACCGGCAGTTCCTGCATGATGTCAGCTTCAACGTCCGCGCCGGCGAGGTCGTCGGCATCGCCGGGCTGATGGGCGCCGGCCGCACCGAAACGGTGATGAGCATCTTCGGCAAGTCGTGGGGGCACAAGATTACCGGCGAGGTGACCATGCGCGGCAATCCTGTGGACGTGAGCACGATTCCGCGCGCGATCAAGGCGGGCCTTGCCTATGTCACGGAAGACCGCAAGCAGCTCGGTCTCGTGCTGATCAACAACATCAAGGATAACACGACGCTTGCCAACCTGAGCGCGGTCGCGTCGAACGGCGTCATCGATGAGCGCAAAGAGAGAAAGGTCGCTGCGGACTATCGCTCCAAGCTCCGGATCCGTTCGCATTCGATCTATCAGGAGACGGTGAATCTCTCTGGCGGCAATCAGCAGAAGGTGGTTCTGTCCAAGTGGCTGTTCACCAACCCGGAGGTTCTCATACTCGATGAGCCGACACGCGGCATCGACATCGGCGCGAAGTATGAAATCTACACCATCATCAACCAACTCGCGGCCGAGGGCAAAGGCATCCTGATGATTTCGTCGGAGATGCCGGAACTACTCGGGACCTGCGATCGCATCTATGTCATGAACGAAGGGCGCATCGTGGCAGAGCTTTCCAAGGAAGAAGCAAGCCAGGAATCCATCATGCGTGCCATCATGCGTTCAGGGGAGAAACACTAA
- the araD gene encoding L-arabinonate dehydratase, whose protein sequence is MKKKAEWPRKLRSQEWFGGTGKNAIMHRSWMKNQGLPADTFDGRPIIGICNTWSELTPCNAHLRDLAERVKRGVYEAGGFPVEFPVFSTGESTLRPTAMMFRNLAAMDVEEAIRGNPVDGVVLLGGCDKTTPSLLMGAASVDIPAIVVSGGPMLNGKWRGKDVGSGTAVWQFSEMVKSGEMTLEEFMDAEQGMARSAGSCMTMGTASTMASMAEALGMTLSGNAAIPAVDARRRVISQLTGRRIVEMVKEDLRPSDILTKQAFENAIRVNGAVGGSTNAVLHLLALAGRVGVDLSLDDWDRLGRDVPTIVNLQPSGKYLMEEFYYAGGLPVVIKAVAEMGLLHNDAITVSGDTIWNDVKGVVNYNEDVILPREKALTKAGGIAVLRGNLAPRGAVLKPSAASPHLMQHKGRAVVFESIEDYHARINRDDLDIDENCIMVLKYCGPKGYPGMAEVGNMGLPPKVLKKGITDMIRISDARMSGTAYGTVILHTAPEAAEGGPLALVQNGDLIEVDIPNRTLHLDVSDEELARRRLAWVSPVQPLTGGYGGLYIKTVMQADTGADLDFLVGARGDRIPMDRDSH, encoded by the coding sequence ATGAAGAAGAAAGCTGAGTGGCCGCGCAAACTCCGTTCGCAGGAATGGTTCGGCGGTACGGGCAAGAATGCCATCATGCATCGCTCCTGGATGAAGAACCAGGGGCTACCCGCCGATACCTTCGACGGTCGGCCGATCATCGGCATCTGCAACACCTGGTCCGAGCTCACGCCCTGCAATGCGCATCTGCGTGACCTTGCGGAGCGCGTAAAGCGCGGCGTCTACGAGGCGGGCGGATTCCCGGTGGAATTCCCGGTCTTCTCGACGGGCGAAAGCACACTCAGGCCTACGGCGATGATGTTCCGCAACCTCGCGGCCATGGATGTCGAAGAAGCGATCCGCGGCAACCCGGTCGATGGCGTCGTGCTGCTCGGCGGCTGTGACAAGACCACGCCTAGCCTTCTGATGGGGGCGGCGAGCGTCGATATTCCGGCGATCGTCGTCTCCGGCGGACCGATGCTCAACGGCAAGTGGCGCGGCAAGGATGTCGGTTCGGGCACCGCTGTCTGGCAGTTTTCCGAAATGGTCAAGTCCGGCGAAATGACGCTGGAAGAGTTCATGGACGCCGAGCAGGGCATGGCCCGTTCTGCCGGAAGCTGTATGACCATGGGCACGGCTTCGACCATGGCGTCGATGGCCGAAGCGCTCGGCATGACGCTCTCCGGCAACGCCGCCATCCCCGCCGTTGATGCGCGCCGCCGGGTAATTTCTCAGCTCACCGGCCGCCGCATCGTCGAAATGGTCAAGGAAGACCTGAGGCCTTCCGACATCCTGACCAAGCAGGCCTTCGAAAACGCCATCCGCGTCAACGGCGCGGTCGGCGGCTCCACCAACGCGGTGTTGCACCTGCTCGCGCTTGCCGGCCGTGTCGGCGTCGATCTTTCGCTCGATGACTGGGATCGGCTCGGCCGCGACGTGCCGACGATCGTCAACCTGCAGCCGTCGGGCAAGTACCTGATGGAGGAGTTCTATTACGCCGGCGGCCTGCCGGTTGTCATCAAGGCCGTCGCCGAGATGGGGCTCCTTCATAACGACGCCATCACGGTCAGCGGCGACACGATCTGGAACGACGTCAAGGGCGTCGTCAATTACAACGAAGACGTGATCCTGCCGCGCGAAAAGGCGCTAACGAAGGCGGGCGGCATCGCGGTGCTGCGCGGCAACCTTGCCCCGCGGGGCGCCGTGCTGAAGCCGTCCGCCGCTTCGCCCCACCTGATGCAGCACAAAGGCCGCGCCGTCGTCTTCGAGAGCATCGAGGACTATCACGCGCGCATCAACCGTGACGATCTCGACATCGACGAGAACTGCATCATGGTGCTGAAATATTGCGGCCCCAAGGGTTATCCGGGCATGGCCGAAGTCGGCAACATGGGCCTGCCGCCCAAGGTGCTGAAGAAGGGCATCACCGACATGATCCGCATTTCCGATGCGCGCATGTCGGGCACGGCCTACGGCACCGTCATCCTCCACACCGCCCCGGAGGCGGCCGAGGGCGGGCCGCTGGCGCTCGTCCAAAACGGCGACCTGATCGAAGTCGATATCCCGAACCGCACGCTGCACCTCGACGTTTCGGATGAGGAGCTTGCCCGCCGCCGCCTGGCTTGGGTATCGCCCGTTCAGCCGCTCACGGGCGGTTACGGCGGGCTCTACATCAAGACGGTCATGCAGGCCGACACCGGTGCCGACCTCGACTTCCTCGTCGGCGCACGCGGGGATCGCATCCCGATGGACCGCGACAGCCATTGA
- a CDS encoding aldehyde dehydrogenase family protein, which yields MTLHQNLIAGEWVGTDGVANINPSNTNDVIGDYARASADDALAAIAAAKAAFPAWSRSGILERHAILKKTADEILARKDELGRLLSREEGKTLAEGIGETVRAGQIFDFFAGEALRLAGEVIPSVRPNIGVEITREPVGVVGIITPWNFPIAIPAWKIAPALCYGNTVVFKPAELVPGCSWAIVDILHRAGLPKGVLNLVMGKGSVVGQAMLDSPDLQAITFTGSVGTGKRVAAASVEHNRKFQLEMGGKNPFVVLDDADLAVAVEAAVNSAFFSTGQRCTASSRLIVTEGIHDKFVAAMAERMHGLVVDDALKAGTHIGPVVDQGQLNQDTDYIAIGQQEGARLAFGGELIARDTPGFYLQPALFTEATNQMRISREEIFGPVAAVIRVKDYDEALAVANDTPFGLSSGIATTSLKHATHFKRNAEAGMVMVNLPTAGVDFHVPFGGRKGSSYGSREQGKYAAEFYTTVKTAYTLA from the coding sequence ATGACACTTCATCAGAACCTGATCGCCGGCGAATGGGTCGGCACGGATGGCGTTGCCAACATCAATCCGTCGAACACCAACGATGTCATCGGCGACTATGCCCGCGCCAGCGCCGACGACGCGTTAGCCGCGATCGCGGCGGCCAAGGCGGCGTTTCCGGCCTGGTCGCGCTCCGGCATCCTCGAGCGCCACGCGATCTTAAAGAAGACCGCCGACGAGATCCTGGCGCGCAAGGACGAACTCGGGCGGCTGTTGTCGCGCGAGGAGGGCAAGACGCTGGCCGAGGGCATCGGCGAGACGGTGCGGGCCGGCCAGATCTTCGACTTCTTCGCCGGCGAAGCTCTGCGGCTGGCCGGCGAGGTCATCCCGTCGGTGCGGCCCAATATCGGTGTCGAGATCACCCGCGAGCCAGTCGGCGTCGTCGGCATCATCACCCCGTGGAACTTTCCGATCGCCATTCCCGCCTGGAAGATTGCCCCGGCGCTTTGCTACGGCAACACCGTCGTCTTCAAGCCGGCCGAACTGGTGCCCGGCTGCTCGTGGGCGATCGTCGATATTCTCCACCGCGCCGGTCTGCCCAAGGGGGTGTTGAACCTCGTCATGGGCAAGGGCTCGGTCGTCGGCCAGGCGATGCTCGACAGCCCCGACCTGCAGGCGATCACCTTCACCGGCTCGGTCGGCACCGGCAAACGTGTCGCCGCCGCCTCGGTCGAGCACAACCGCAAATTCCAGCTGGAGATGGGCGGCAAGAACCCGTTCGTCGTGCTCGATGACGCCGACCTTGCGGTCGCCGTCGAGGCGGCGGTCAATTCCGCCTTCTTCTCGACCGGCCAGCGCTGCACCGCCTCGTCGCGGCTGATCGTCACCGAAGGCATCCACGATAAGTTCGTCGCGGCGATGGCCGAGCGGATGCACGGTCTTGTCGTCGACGACGCCTTGAAGGCCGGCACCCATATCGGTCCGGTCGTCGATCAGGGCCAGTTGAACCAGGACACCGACTATATCGCCATCGGCCAGCAGGAAGGCGCCAGGCTCGCCTTCGGCGGCGAACTGATTGCCCGCGACACGCCCGGCTTCTATCTGCAGCCGGCGCTGTTCACCGAGGCGACCAATCAGATGCGCATATCCCGCGAGGAAATCTTTGGCCCGGTGGCGGCGGTGATCCGGGTGAAGGACTACGACGAGGCGCTTGCCGTTGCCAACGACACGCCGTTCGGGCTGTCCTCCGGCATCGCCACCACCAGCCTCAAGCATGCGACGCATTTCAAGCGCAATGCCGAGGCCGGCATGGTGATGGTCAACCTGCCGACCGCCGGCGTCGATTTCCACGTGCCGTTCGGCGGCCGCAAGGGCTCGTCCTACGGCTCGCGCGAGCAGGGCAAATACGCCGCCGAATTCTACACAACTGTCAAGACAGCCTACACGCTGGCCTAA
- the mmsB gene encoding multiple monosaccharide ABC transporter permease, which yields MVADTSTHTTKPSIGDYLRNNIREYGLLVALVIIMLFFQFVTDGVLFRPVNITNLVLQNSFIVIMALGMLLIIVAGHIDLSVGSIVAFIGAISAIMLVKWQVHFAIVVPACLILGGIMGAAQGYWVAYQKIPSFIVTLAGMLVFRGLTYVVLGGRPIGPFPKEFQLLSTGFIPDFLSLSDPATSLIKNYVALFAVIALVAYAIYAGFRNRRINEQHGTENEPFVFFAIQMAVIGVVALFLGFQLSTYRGLPNVLIVMGVLIALYTFVTTRTTIGRRIYAMGGNEKAAKLSGINTERLTFYAFVNMGVLAALAGMIITARLNSATPKAGVGFELDVIAACFIGGASASGGVGKITGAVIGAFIMGVMNNGMSIMGIGIDYQQLIKGLVLLAAVFFDVYNKNKGKG from the coding sequence ATGGTCGCCGATACGAGCACCCATACCACCAAACCGTCGATCGGCGATTATCTCAGGAACAATATCCGCGAATACGGCCTTCTGGTCGCGCTCGTGATCATCATGCTGTTCTTCCAGTTCGTGACCGACGGCGTTCTCTTCAGGCCCGTGAACATCACGAACCTGGTGCTGCAGAACTCGTTCATCGTCATCATGGCGCTGGGCATGCTGCTGATCATCGTCGCCGGCCATATCGATCTATCCGTCGGCTCGATCGTGGCCTTCATCGGCGCGATCTCTGCGATCATGCTGGTCAAATGGCAGGTTCATTTCGCGATCGTGGTGCCCGCCTGTCTGATCCTCGGCGGTATCATGGGGGCCGCACAGGGCTACTGGGTCGCCTATCAGAAGATTCCCTCATTCATCGTCACCCTTGCGGGCATGCTGGTTTTCCGCGGTCTCACCTATGTGGTGCTAGGCGGACGCCCGATCGGGCCGTTCCCGAAGGAATTCCAGCTGCTTTCGACGGGCTTCATCCCGGACTTCCTGTCACTCTCCGATCCGGCGACCAGTCTCATCAAGAACTATGTGGCTTTGTTCGCGGTCATCGCGCTGGTGGCCTATGCCATCTACGCCGGCTTCCGCAATCGCCGGATCAACGAGCAGCACGGCACCGAGAACGAGCCTTTCGTCTTTTTCGCCATCCAGATGGCGGTCATCGGCGTCGTCGCCCTGTTCCTCGGTTTCCAGCTCTCGACCTATCGCGGCCTGCCGAACGTCCTTATTGTCATGGGCGTGCTGATCGCCTTGTACACGTTCGTCACCACGCGTACGACGATCGGCCGCCGGATCTATGCGATGGGCGGCAACGAGAAGGCGGCCAAGCTCTCCGGCATCAACACCGAACGACTGACCTTCTACGCCTTCGTGAACATGGGCGTGCTCGCCGCCCTTGCCGGCATGATCATCACGGCGCGGTTGAACTCGGCCACTCCGAAGGCAGGCGTCGGTTTCGAACTCGACGTCATCGCGGCCTGCTTCATCGGTGGAGCGTCGGCTTCGGGCGGCGTCGGCAAGATCACCGGTGCCGTAATCGGCGCCTTCATCATGGGCGTGATGAACAACGGCATGTCGATCATGGGCATCGGCATCGACTACCAGCAGCTGATCAAGGGTCTCGTGCTGCTCGCAGCCGTATTCTTCGACGTCTACAACAAGAACAAAGGCAAAGGTTGA
- a CDS encoding transglutaminase family protein, whose translation MHLKISHTTEYHYDEPVQYSLRRLRLTPTTQVGQTVLNWETRVEGAAVEVAYDDHFGNRTHLVSIEGDREAIRIVASGEVETEDRAGVFGPHHSFVPLWLYARETPLSKAGKLIRDLAKSAEGETDLERVHSLMAIIHETVEYKPGDTQTETTAEEALERGKGVCQDHAHILISAARTLGLPARYLSGYLMTEGHPEQTASHAWAEIHLAGLGWVGFDAANKICPDDRYVRIASGLCYRDAAPISGLVHGAASERLKVAVTVEKQGQTQSQAQGEQSQTQSQ comes from the coding sequence ATGCACCTGAAAATCAGCCACACGACCGAATATCACTATGATGAGCCGGTGCAATATTCACTTCGGCGGCTGCGACTGACGCCGACGACCCAGGTGGGTCAAACGGTCCTGAACTGGGAGACCCGCGTCGAGGGTGCGGCTGTCGAGGTGGCCTACGACGACCACTTCGGCAATCGCACGCATCTCGTCAGTATTGAAGGAGACCGCGAGGCCATTCGGATCGTGGCGAGCGGCGAAGTGGAGACGGAGGATCGCGCCGGCGTTTTCGGCCCGCACCACTCCTTCGTGCCACTATGGCTTTATGCGCGCGAGACGCCGCTCAGCAAAGCGGGGAAGCTGATCCGCGACCTCGCGAAGTCGGCCGAAGGCGAGACCGATCTCGAGCGCGTCCATTCGCTGATGGCCATCATTCACGAAACGGTCGAATACAAGCCCGGCGACACGCAGACCGAGACCACCGCCGAAGAGGCGTTGGAGCGCGGCAAGGGTGTCTGTCAGGATCATGCTCATATCCTGATTTCCGCCGCCCGCACGCTCGGCCTTCCCGCCCGCTATCTCTCCGGCTATCTCATGACCGAGGGCCATCCCGAGCAGACGGCGAGCCATGCCTGGGCGGAGATCCATCTCGCCGGCCTCGGCTGGGTCGGCTTCGACGCCGCCAACAAGATCTGCCCCGACGACCGCTATGTCCGGATCGCCTCAGGCCTCTGCTACCGGGATGCCGCGCCGATTTCCGGGCTCGTGCACGGCGCCGCCAGTGAGAGGCTGAAGGTGGCGGTAACGGTCGAAAAGCAGGGGCAGACGCAAAGCCAGGCGCAAGGCGAGCAGAGCCAAACGCAGAGCCAATAG
- the araD1 gene encoding AraD1 family protein, giving the protein MLISQVRKEDGSIAVAVRSPGEMARVVKGAESVYALAMEAANGGKSLKEVIDARGLGDTVDLEKAYAEGRLLSPITHPDPAHLHLTGTGLTHLGSAATRDAMHKKTAEAVEETLTDSMKMFRMGLEGGKPKPGEKGVQPEWFYKGNGIAAVAPGQPLTSPAFAEDGGEEPEMAGIYVISDKGVPYRLGFAVANEFSDHKTERVNYLWLAHSKLRQASFGPEIRIGVAPDDIRGTSRILRGGEVLWEKPFLSGEANMSHSFANLEYHHFKYGLFRVPGDVHVHMFGTATLSFGDGIRTEEGDVFEIEAGEFGLPLRNPLAIAAEEEIAIRQL; this is encoded by the coding sequence GTGCTGATTTCTCAGGTCAGGAAGGAAGATGGATCGATCGCCGTCGCCGTTCGCTCGCCGGGCGAGATGGCTCGCGTCGTCAAGGGGGCGGAAAGCGTCTACGCACTGGCAATGGAGGCGGCCAACGGCGGCAAGAGCCTCAAGGAGGTGATCGACGCCCGCGGTCTGGGCGATACGGTCGATCTCGAGAAGGCGTATGCGGAAGGCCGGCTTCTTTCACCTATCACTCATCCTGATCCCGCGCACCTGCATCTGACCGGAACCGGCTTGACCCATCTCGGCTCGGCGGCGACCCGCGACGCCATGCACAAGAAGACGGCCGAGGCCGTGGAAGAGACGCTGACCGATTCGATGAAGATGTTCCGCATGGGACTCGAAGGCGGCAAGCCGAAGCCGGGCGAAAAGGGCGTCCAGCCGGAATGGTTCTACAAGGGCAACGGCATCGCCGCGGTCGCCCCGGGCCAACCGCTGACGTCGCCCGCCTTTGCCGAAGATGGTGGCGAGGAACCGGAAATGGCCGGCATCTATGTCATCTCGGACAAGGGCGTGCCCTACCGCCTCGGCTTTGCCGTCGCCAACGAGTTTTCCGATCACAAGACGGAACGGGTCAATTATCTCTGGCTCGCGCATTCGAAGCTGCGCCAGGCGAGCTTCGGGCCGGAAATTCGCATCGGTGTGGCGCCTGACGACATTCGCGGCACCTCGCGCATCCTGCGCGGCGGCGAGGTACTGTGGGAAAAGCCGTTCCTTTCCGGCGAAGCGAACATGTCGCACAGCTTCGCCAACCTCGAATATCACCATTTCAAGTACGGTCTCTTCCGTGTGCCGGGCGACGTGCATGTGCACATGTTCGGCACGGCGACGCTTTCCTTCGGCGACGGCATCCGGACTGAGGAGGGCGACGTATTCGAGATCGAGGCCGGGGAATTCGGCCTGCCGTTGCGCAATCCGCTGGCGATTGCGGCAGAGGAAGAGATCGCAATACGCCAACTCTGA
- a CDS encoding alpha-E domain-containing protein → MLGRTANGLYWMFRHIERAENGARLIDAGLRMSLTRSEATEGDWDGVLQSAGVRELYDEVHDTLTSSDAIDFLLRDRANPSSVMSCIEAGRHNARMVRTALTRETWEATNECWIEMKAMLAKKARPADMPEIIDTIKRRAGLIRGAFHGTMLRNEIFNFSRIGTFIERADNTARILDVKYYVLLPAVAAVGSSMDNVQWESILRSVSAHRAYGWVYDAELRPANIADFLISNGRMPRSLAYCYEKIVSNLGYLAREYGETHAAHETAEQTLASLRSRSMTDIMDQGLHEYLEEFISDNNRLGQEISDGYRFYH, encoded by the coding sequence ATGCTGGGAAGAACTGCGAATGGCCTCTACTGGATGTTCCGCCATATCGAGCGCGCGGAAAACGGCGCCCGCCTGATCGATGCGGGCCTGCGCATGTCGCTGACCCGCAGCGAAGCGACCGAGGGCGACTGGGACGGTGTGCTGCAGAGCGCCGGTGTGCGCGAGCTCTATGACGAGGTGCACGACACGCTGACGAGCAGCGATGCCATCGACTTCCTGCTGCGTGATCGCGCCAACCCTTCGAGCGTCATGTCCTGCATAGAGGCGGGCCGCCACAATGCGCGCATGGTCCGCACGGCGCTGACGCGCGAGACCTGGGAAGCGACCAACGAATGCTGGATCGAGATGAAGGCGATGCTGGCGAAAAAGGCGCGGCCCGCCGATATGCCCGAGATCATCGACACAATCAAGCGCCGCGCCGGTCTCATCCGCGGCGCCTTCCACGGCACGATGCTGAGGAACGAGATCTTCAACTTCTCGCGCATCGGAACCTTCATCGAGCGGGCGGACAATACGGCGCGCATTCTCGACGTGAAGTATTACGTGCTGCTGCCAGCCGTCGCCGCCGTCGGGTCATCGATGGACAACGTGCAGTGGGAATCGATCCTGCGCTCCGTCTCAGCCCACCGCGCCTATGGCTGGGTCTACGACGCCGAACTCAGGCCGGCGAACATCGCCGACTTCCTGATCTCCAACGGACGCATGCCGCGCTCGCTCGCCTATTGCTACGAAAAGATCGTCAGCAATCTCGGCTATCTCGCGCGCGAGTACGGCGAGACGCACGCGGCCCATGAGACCGCCGAGCAGACGCTCGCGTCGCTGCGCAGCCGCTCGATGACCGACATCATGGACCAAGGCCTGCACGAATATCTCGAGGAATTCATCAGCGACAACAACCGTCTGGGCCAGGAAATTTCCGACGGTTATCGGTTTTATCACTGA